A window from Methanobrevibacter sp. V74 encodes these proteins:
- a CDS encoding aldo/keto reductase — translation MLYNTLGKTNLEVSRLGFGTMRLPTKANNGDIYKEESAKMLSYAIENGINLIDTAYSYHSENLGDNGESENFVGEFLSENSLREEVLLQTKSPSWLMEDFRDFDRYLDEQLEKLQTDYIDIYLLHSLTVPEWYKVKDLNVLDFLDDCLSSGKVKHVGFSSHIEVDYLIEILDEYPKWEVCLTQMNYLDEYYQSGAMGLNYLRQINVGSEIMEPLRGGRLVQNIPSEVNALWNQAEIERTPIQWAFQYLWNRNDVDCVLSGMTSFEQVKENIEIASKLDEISDNDLELIREVARTYRTFIGNDCSRCGYCMPCPHGVNIINCFAEYNIAHMMGNPKASAMQYFSLIDDDSRADSCIGCEECLPFCTQMLDIPEELRKVHDYFGEEFNHY, via the coding sequence ATGTTATACAACACACTTGGAAAAACAAACCTTGAAGTATCCAGACTCGGTTTTGGAACGATGAGACTTCCGACTAAAGCGAATAATGGAGACATTTATAAAGAAGAATCGGCGAAAATGCTTTCATACGCTATTGAAAATGGCATTAATTTAATTGATACAGCTTATTCTTATCACAGCGAAAATTTAGGAGATAATGGGGAAAGTGAAAACTTTGTTGGTGAATTTTTAAGTGAAAATTCCCTAAGAGAAGAAGTGTTGCTTCAGACAAAATCCCCCTCCTGGTTAATGGAAGATTTCAGGGATTTCGACAGATATCTGGATGAACAGCTTGAAAAGCTCCAAACTGACTATATCGATATTTACCTGCTTCACTCCCTAACAGTTCCAGAATGGTATAAAGTTAAAGATTTAAATGTTTTAGACTTCCTAGATGACTGTTTAAGTTCAGGCAAAGTCAAACATGTTGGATTTTCCTCACATATTGAAGTGGATTACCTGATTGAAATTCTTGATGAATATCCCAAATGGGAAGTATGCCTAACCCAAATGAACTATTTAGATGAATATTACCAGTCAGGAGCAATGGGGCTTAACTATTTAAGGCAAATCAATGTTGGAAGTGAGATTATGGAGCCTTTAAGAGGAGGCAGACTGGTTCAGAATATTCCAAGCGAGGTAAATGCTTTGTGGAATCAGGCCGAAATTGAAAGAACTCCTATCCAATGGGCTTTCCAATACCTCTGGAACCGCAATGATGTTGATTGTGTTTTAAGCGGCATGACAAGTTTTGAACAAGTTAAAGAAAATATCGAAATAGCTTCAAAACTAGATGAAATATCAGACAACGACCTGGAATTGATACGTGAAGTTGCAAGAACTTACAGGACGTTTATTGGGAATGACTGCAGTCGTTGCGGCTATTGCATGCCTTGTCCTCATGGTGTGAACATTATAAACTGTTTTGCCGAATATAACATTGCACACATGATGGGAAATCCTAAAGCTAGTGCAATGCAGTATTTTTCTTTAATTGATGATGATTCAAGAGCAGACAGTTGTATTGGTTGTGAAGAATGCCTGCCATTCTGTACACAGATGCTGGATATTCCAGAAGAACTTAGAAAAGTACATGATTACTTTGGCGAAGAGTTTAATCATTATTAG
- a CDS encoding HesA/MoeB/ThiF family protein, which yields MSQYWEMLTRQMTLIDKRDQEKFKNSTIAVIGCGGIGGMTIEMLARLGVGKLILVDEDVFDVSNLNRQVLSTQETLNEKKSKAAAKRVKSINPEIDVEYYTEHVNPANIDKLIENSSIVMDALDNVLTRVIVSRKSREHKIPFVHGAVEATQGQVTTFLPNTKSYEKMFNLPSCGKDLTEEVMESLKNVTSHTPPVFGPTPNLVSCMQAMEAYKIITGLGKVTVSPKLLTFDLLDLNSFNLIEI from the coding sequence ATGTCACAATATTGGGAAATGTTAACCCGTCAGATGACCCTTATAGATAAAAGAGATCAAGAAAAATTTAAAAACTCGACAATTGCCGTTATTGGATGCGGAGGCATTGGTGGAATGACCATTGAAATGCTTGCAAGATTGGGTGTCGGCAAACTCATTTTAGTTGATGAGGATGTTTTTGATGTATCTAACCTGAATAGGCAAGTCCTGTCCACACAAGAAACATTAAATGAAAAAAAAAGCAAAGCCGCAGCCAAAAGAGTTAAATCCATTAACCCCGAAATCGATGTTGAATATTATACAGAGCATGTAAACCCGGCAAACATAGATAAACTCATTGAAAACTCAAGTATTGTTATGGATGCACTTGATAATGTCCTAACAAGAGTTATTGTATCTAGAAAATCCCGTGAACATAAGATTCCCTTTGTTCATGGTGCTGTTGAAGCCACACAAGGCCAAGTTACAACATTTCTTCCAAATACTAAAAGTTATGAGAAAATGTTCAATCTTCCATCATGTGGCAAGGACTTAACAGAGGAGGTTATGGAAAGTTTGAAAAATGTGACATCACATACTCCTCCAGTATTTGGCCCAACTCCAAATTTAGTTTCATGCATGCAAGCCATGGAAGCTTATAAAATTATAACCGGCCTTGGAAAAGTTACTGTCAGTCCGAAGCTACTAACCTTTGACCTTTTAGATTTGAATTCATTTAATTTAATAGAAATTTAA
- the glnA gene encoding type I glutamate--ammonia ligase — MSDISEEKIKKIAEKMREDNIKFIRLQFVDINGRVKTIVIPFNGEDMNGLFNEGMLFDGSSIEGFVGINDSDLILKPDINTYSRLSWRPEESATCRFICDVWTADGDPFIGDPRGLLKKSLKHIADMGLQYNIGPEPEFFIVDIDENGYPTPYDEASYFDVEPLDKGTDFRRELTLNLEDLDFEVEASHHEVAPGQNEIAFKFKDALKTADAVITFKQAIKAIVDNMATFDQMDYRVTFMPKPFFGVSGSGMHCHQSVFKGDKNLFFNPDSENGLSKDALHFIGGLFKHAPAITAITNPIVNSYKRLVPGYEAPVYMAYGLRNRSALIRVPAARGKATRIEYRSPDPACNPYLAFTVMLEAGIDGIVNKIDPGSPVEEDIYSMSEEEIAERGIKILPTSLWEAYHALEEDPLILNALGPHISEKFLELKYKEWDEYRVQVFGYEQKKYLDI; from the coding sequence ATGAGTGACATTTCAGAAGAAAAAATTAAAAAGATAGCCGAAAAAATGAGAGAGGATAACATTAAGTTTATCCGTTTACAATTTGTTGACATTAATGGAAGAGTAAAAACTATAGTTATTCCATTTAATGGCGAAGACATGAATGGATTATTCAACGAAGGAATGCTATTTGACGGATCTTCTATCGAAGGATTTGTTGGAATTAATGATAGTGACCTAATTTTAAAACCAGACATCAACACTTATTCAAGACTTTCCTGGAGGCCGGAAGAATCTGCAACCTGCAGATTTATTTGTGATGTATGGACAGCTGATGGAGATCCGTTTATAGGAGATCCAAGAGGATTGCTTAAAAAATCCCTTAAACATATTGCCGATATGGGTCTGCAATACAATATCGGTCCTGAACCAGAGTTTTTTATTGTAGATATTGATGAAAATGGATACCCGACTCCATACGATGAGGCAAGTTACTTTGATGTTGAACCTCTAGATAAGGGAACTGATTTCAGAAGAGAGCTAACTTTAAACCTAGAGGACTTAGACTTTGAAGTTGAAGCGTCCCACCACGAAGTAGCACCGGGGCAAAACGAAATTGCATTTAAATTTAAAGATGCGCTTAAAACTGCTGATGCAGTAATCACCTTTAAACAAGCTATTAAAGCTATTGTAGACAATATGGCTACTTTTGACCAGATGGATTATAGAGTAACCTTCATGCCCAAACCATTCTTCGGCGTAAGCGGTAGTGGAATGCATTGCCACCAATCCGTATTTAAAGGAGATAAAAACTTATTCTTTAATCCTGACTCGGAAAACGGTCTTTCAAAAGATGCGCTCCACTTCATAGGAGGATTATTCAAACATGCTCCAGCAATTACCGCAATTACAAACCCTATTGTTAACTCATATAAACGTTTAGTGCCAGGTTATGAAGCTCCAGTATACATGGCTTATGGTTTAAGAAATCGTTCTGCTTTGATTAGAGTTCCTGCAGCACGTGGAAAAGCAACACGTATTGAATACAGGTCACCAGACCCTGCATGTAATCCCTACCTTGCATTTACAGTGATGCTTGAAGCAGGAATTGACGGCATTGTAAACAAAATCGACCCTGGAAGTCCTGTAGAAGAGGACATTTACAGCATGAGCGAAGAGGAAATTGCAGAAAGGGGAATCAAAATATTGCCAACCAGCTTATGGGAAGCTTACCATGCCCTTGAAGAAGACCCGCTTATATTAAATGCACTTGGACCACACATAAGTGAAAAGTTCTTAGAGTTGAAATATAAAGAATGGGACGAATACCGTGTTCAGGTATTTGGATATGAACAGAAAAAATATTTAGACATCTAA
- a CDS encoding DUF128 domain-containing protein: MSESEHRMIEILRILAKQEKPTGSKLIADELKEKGFDLGERAVRYHMQILDEKGYTEKKGYSGRIITDLGRAKLEKGLIYDQVDFIYSRFEEMIYLTDFSYNTQKGNVVVNTSTLYNEESFNIMKEIFRSGLSVSPYVHLNEDKKTGKIDVTTICGTTIDGVLLNHGIVSQPQYGGLLKIEDNRPINFTEIISYKKTSISPLDAFSNANLTSVTDLVHEGSGIIPANFRLIPGIAKEKTIDVIKQLDRIGIGGVIGISDEGKDLLGLPVPEGMVGITITGGITPFCAIKESGEDIHINIAEDIAPFNSLKPITPDIKKQLATPSVEKHPKISFLLSKSWNLIQQVNFDMEKQKGKIIANVSFVNKDDIDEALRIMEDTYNNNPKYINPYFRLVNHPNDVNKVGIATICSLSIDGILINNGIMSNPKYSGLLELTEPPLFIELISYNGTTLDPHKIFLSKNMTDISGSTGPNKILASVKEIPYITREYTVELLNILNNIGFSVYKIGKPRELVYNSKVDNYNFGVITGGGLNSIGAVKEKGIDIEVKAMEKLLPFEKMERL, encoded by the coding sequence ATGTCAGAATCAGAACATCGAATGATAGAAATCTTAAGAATTCTTGCAAAACAAGAAAAACCTACAGGATCTAAGTTAATTGCTGATGAGTTAAAAGAGAAAGGTTTTGATTTAGGTGAACGTGCTGTCAGATATCACATGCAAATTTTGGATGAAAAAGGATATACTGAAAAGAAAGGTTATTCTGGAAGAATAATAACTGATTTAGGTCGTGCCAAGCTTGAAAAAGGATTAATTTATGATCAAGTTGACTTCATTTACTCAAGATTTGAGGAAATGATATATTTGACTGACTTCTCCTATAACACACAAAAGGGAAATGTGGTTGTCAATACCTCGACTCTTTATAATGAAGAATCGTTTAATATAATGAAAGAAATTTTCAGAAGTGGTCTTTCTGTTAGTCCTTACGTTCATTTAAATGAAGACAAAAAAACTGGGAAAATTGATGTCACTACAATTTGCGGAACAACGATTGACGGAGTGCTTCTAAACCATGGCATTGTATCACAACCACAATATGGAGGGCTTCTAAAAATTGAAGACAATCGCCCTATAAATTTCACAGAAATCATATCTTACAAAAAAACATCTATAAGTCCTCTGGATGCATTTTCAAATGCTAATTTGACCTCTGTAACTGATTTAGTCCATGAAGGTAGCGGAATAATACCTGCAAACTTCAGATTAATTCCAGGAATTGCAAAAGAAAAAACAATAGACGTGATTAAACAATTGGATAGAATTGGAATAGGAGGCGTAATTGGAATATCTGATGAAGGAAAAGATTTGTTAGGCCTGCCCGTTCCCGAAGGAATGGTTGGAATAACAATAACTGGAGGCATAACTCCATTTTGTGCAATCAAAGAATCAGGTGAAGACATCCATATAAATATAGCTGAAGATATCGCGCCATTCAATTCACTAAAACCAATAACCCCAGATATCAAAAAACAGTTAGCAACACCTTCTGTTGAAAAACATCCTAAAATATCATTTTTACTTTCAAAGTCATGGAATTTAATCCAGCAAGTTAATTTTGACATGGAAAAACAAAAGGGAAAGATTATAGCTAATGTATCATTTGTTAATAAGGATGACATTGATGAAGCATTAAGGATTATGGAGGATACATACAATAACAATCCAAAATACATAAATCCTTATTTTAGACTTGTAAATCATCCGAATGATGTTAATAAAGTGGGCATAGCTACAATCTGTAGTTTAAGTATTGATGGAATTTTAATAAACAACGGAATAATGAGCAATCCAAAATATAGCGGATTGCTTGAGTTAACCGAACCGCCATTATTCATTGAGTTAATATCATATAACGGAACGACCTTAGATCCCCATAAGATATTTTTATCAAAAAATATGACAGACATCTCAGGAAGCACAGGTCCGAATAAAATATTAGCTAGTGTAAAAGAAATTCCATATATTACAAGAGAATACACCGTGGAATTATTAAATATTTTAAATAATATCGGATTTTCAGTTTATAAAATCGGAAAGCCAAGAGAGCTAGTTTATAATTCAAAAGTTGATAATTATAATTTTGGAGTTATAACTGGTGGGGGACTTAACTCTATTGGTGCTGTAAAAGAAAAAGGTATTGATATTGAAGTTAAAGCTATGGAAAAATTACTTCCATTTGAAAAAATGGAAAGACTGTAA
- a CDS encoding DUF2097 domain-containing protein: protein MKELELTTEEAVKYLKENVKIHDKIEISYNRIFAEGEILNVDFSEYFGEPGFRILVLLEESDLGATVEIDVYEVEEDIIEFVHYPKNGEEVDVTVI, encoded by the coding sequence ATGAAAGAATTAGAACTTACAACAGAAGAGGCAGTTAAATACTTAAAGGAAAATGTAAAGATTCATGATAAAATAGAAATTTCATACAATAGAATTTTTGCAGAAGGAGAAATTTTAAATGTTGATTTTTCCGAATATTTTGGAGAACCAGGTTTCAGGATATTGGTACTTCTTGAAGAAAGCGATCTTGGAGCCACTGTCGAAATAGATGTGTATGAGGTTGAAGAGGATATAATTGAATTTGTTCACTATCCTAAAAATGGTGAAGAGGTGGATGTAACTGTAATTTAA
- a CDS encoding DUF2097 domain-containing protein gives MVEEIQMTLEESIEYVRNNVKVRDILEISYSRIFAPGEVLGITEEDEMTGEGLRVGLQLTGEILNQSIEVDFNEIGEDLIEMRHIHDDKELIIEVL, from the coding sequence ATGGTAGAAGAAATTCAAATGACTTTAGAAGAATCAATTGAATATGTTAGGAATAATGTTAAGGTGAGAGATATTTTGGAGATTTCTTATAGTCGTATTTTTGCTCCAGGTGAAGTTTTAGGGATCACGGAAGAGGATGAAATGACTGGAGAAGGTCTTAGGGTAGGCCTACAGTTAACTGGTGAAATCTTAAATCAATCTATTGAAGTTGATTTTAATGAGATCGGTGAAGATCTAATTGAAATGAGACATATCCATGACGATAAAGAACTCATTATTGAGGTTCTTTAG
- a CDS encoding formylmethanofuran dehydrogenase subunit C: protein MFIVKTITFDQIKTSSIALEFDELIPDEIYSWTEADFAKYQVPIGNSRFPITDFFKITVEGDAMGADDVEMILNGDLNRVKYIGCKMSGGNIVCNSSVDLHVGAEMSGGSILVKGNAAAHAGREMSGGYLEIEGNTKEFTGASYIGEWRGMTGGQIVVGGNAGKQCGECLTGGRIHVKGNCDILAGIHMTKGIIEIDGDVNRWPGGQMKNGNIIIHGFLGRLLEGFVLDGVVVDPEIEGIAFPGKYIKYTGDIGLNGKGNLYLDAEANKEKLASYGELDDEYTSIREYRNL, encoded by the coding sequence GTGTTTATTGTGAAAACAATTACATTTGATCAAATTAAAACTTCTTCAATCGCTTTAGAATTTGATGAATTAATTCCTGATGAAATTTATTCATGGACTGAAGCCGATTTCGCAAAATATCAAGTACCTATCGGAAACTCCAGATTCCCAATTACTGACTTCTTCAAAATAACCGTTGAAGGGGATGCAATGGGTGCTGATGATGTAGAAATGATTTTAAATGGAGATTTAAACAGAGTAAAATACATCGGTTGTAAAATGAGCGGTGGTAATATCGTATGTAACAGTAGTGTGGATTTACACGTTGGTGCAGAAATGTCCGGTGGATCTATTCTTGTTAAAGGTAATGCAGCAGCTCACGCTGGAAGAGAAATGTCCGGCGGTTATCTTGAAATCGAAGGAAATACCAAAGAATTTACTGGCGCTTCTTACATTGGTGAATGGAGAGGTATGACTGGTGGACAAATCGTTGTTGGAGGTAATGCTGGAAAACAATGTGGTGAATGTTTAACTGGTGGAAGGATTCACGTTAAAGGTAACTGTGATATCTTAGCCGGTATCCACATGACCAAAGGTATTATCGAAATTGACGGTGATGTAAACCGTTGGCCTGGTGGACAAATGAAAAACGGTAACATCATTATTCACGGATTCCTTGGAAGATTACTTGAAGGTTTTGTTCTTGACGGTGTTGTAGTTGATCCTGAAATAGAAGGAATCGCATTCCCGGGCAAATATATTAAATATACTGGAGATATTGGTCTTAATGGTAAAGGCAACCTTTACTTAGATGCCGAAGCTAACAAAGAAAAATTAGCTAGCTACGGTGAATTAGACGACGAATATACTTCAATCAGAGAATACAGGAATTTATAA
- a CDS encoding formylmethanofuran dehydrogenase subunit A → MMEYILKNGIVYDPVNQINGEKKDVMFKDGIIVDDVSADAKVLDVTDKIVMPAGIDPHSHVAGPKLVVGRLYRPEDSRRGVTQKTKVLRSESGFSIPSCPATGYRYSRLGYGTVVEAAMPPLEAKHTHEEIATIPQLDIPAMPLFGNNWFVLEYAKDNNIEDLSAFISAWLKISKGYGIKIVNPCGSEAWGWGMNVHGFNDKAPYFDVTSKEVVIALAKANEMLNLPHSIHIHPNDLGHPGNVPTTLETMDAVKNIKKGSGAAEIRNQTMHVCHLQFHSYTGNSWKDAASGAEEIAKYVNKNDHVTCDVGQVTLDETTTMTADAPMEYDLFKLSGLKWTNKDIECETAAGIIPCIYSGKNPVNTLQWAIGLELFLHIDDPWKVCLTTDHPNAGPFTRYPRIISWLMSNQRRMEMIENREVHKWAEKRTTLATLDREYDFYDIATITRAAPAQIYGFTDRGALTPGYRADIAVYDINPNEIDPSRQAADIEKGFDVAQYTIKDGQILVKDKEIVKVKESQNIWVNVKGWEQKEQKVIDSIMPFFTQYYSVKWENYPVHDHYVSNPIRIDVEGK, encoded by the coding sequence ATAATGGAATATATTCTTAAAAACGGTATTGTCTACGACCCTGTTAATCAAATCAACGGAGAAAAAAAAGATGTCATGTTTAAAGATGGAATTATTGTAGATGATGTTTCCGCTGATGCTAAAGTCTTAGATGTTACTGATAAAATTGTCATGCCGGCAGGTATTGACCCTCACTCACATGTTGCAGGTCCTAAATTAGTAGTAGGAAGATTATACAGACCTGAAGATTCTAGAAGAGGTGTTACTCAAAAAACTAAAGTATTAAGATCAGAATCTGGTTTCTCCATCCCAAGTTGTCCTGCAACTGGTTATAGATATTCAAGATTAGGTTACGGTACTGTTGTAGAAGCAGCTATGCCTCCTCTTGAAGCAAAACACACTCACGAAGAAATTGCAACTATTCCACAATTGGACATCCCAGCCATGCCGTTATTCGGTAACAACTGGTTTGTACTGGAATATGCTAAAGACAATAATATTGAAGACTTATCTGCATTTATTTCAGCATGGTTAAAAATATCCAAAGGTTACGGAATTAAAATCGTAAATCCATGTGGAAGTGAAGCATGGGGTTGGGGTATGAACGTACATGGTTTCAACGATAAAGCACCATACTTTGATGTAACTTCTAAAGAAGTTGTTATTGCACTTGCAAAAGCAAACGAAATGTTAAACTTACCTCACTCTATACACATTCACCCTAACGACTTAGGACACCCTGGTAACGTACCAACTACTCTTGAAACTATGGATGCTGTAAAAAACATTAAAAAAGGATCAGGAGCAGCTGAAATCAGAAACCAAACTATGCATGTATGTCACTTACAATTCCACTCTTACACAGGTAACAGTTGGAAAGATGCAGCATCTGGTGCTGAAGAAATAGCTAAATATGTTAACAAAAATGATCATGTTACTTGTGACGTAGGTCAAGTAACTTTAGATGAAACTACTACTATGACTGCAGATGCTCCTATGGAATATGACTTATTCAAATTATCTGGTCTTAAATGGACTAACAAGGATATTGAATGTGAAACTGCAGCTGGTATCATTCCATGTATTTACTCAGGTAAAAACCCAGTTAACACTTTACAATGGGCTATTGGTTTAGAATTATTCTTACATATTGATGACCCATGGAAAGTATGTTTAACTACTGACCACCCTAATGCGGGACCATTTACTAGATATCCTAGAATTATCTCTTGGTTAATGAGTAATCAAAGAAGGATGGAAATGATTGAAAACAGAGAAGTTCACAAATGGGCAGAAAAAAGAACTACCCTTGCAACTCTCGACAGAGAATACGATTTCTATGATATTGCAACTATTACAAGAGCGGCTCCAGCTCAAATCTATGGATTCACTGACAGAGGAGCACTTACTCCAGGATACAGAGCAGACATTGCAGTATATGACATAAATCCTAATGAAATTGATCCATCTAGACAAGCTGCTGATATCGAAAAAGGTTTCGATGTTGCTCAATACACTATTAAAGATGGTCAAATCTTAGTAAAAGACAAAGAAATTGTTAAAGTTAAAGAAAGTCAAAACATTTGGGTTAACGTAAAAGGATGGGAACAAAAAGAACAAAAAGTCATTGACAGTATTATGCCGTTCTTTACTCAATACTACTCAGTTAAATGGGAAAACTATCCTGTACACGATCACTACGTATCCAACCCAATTAGAATAGACGTTGAAGGTAAATAG
- a CDS encoding formylmethanofuran dehydrogenase subunit B has translation MTYEPPITDYDYIVENCTCAFCGCNCDDLDYLIKDNHVVAVRHACRLGASKIMEDMDQRLLVPMIRDENGELKEVDWDTALDKAAEYIANSIRPVFYGWSETSTECMKEGVALGEYIGAVLDNQATICHGPSLQAVQNAGYPIQTLGEVQNRADVVAYSGSNAMNSHPRHMARYAVFCRGYFRQRGRFDRTVVTMDPKFSDTAKCSDKWIGFEQNGDYGFYNAIRAVLRGKELYQDVISGIPKEDIYELAEEMKNAEFGVLFFGLGLTHTLSKQRNIDIAIKMVQDLNKYSKWGLTPMRGHFNVNGFNIFMAFECGFAFGVDYCRGYPRYMLGETNTIDLLVREEPDCFMVIAADPGAHFPNGANQHLANIPVIQIDIHWGPSTELADVVLPGSFIAVECAGTSYRMDGVPIYMKKAIDKPETCRDDEWIVRELKERVMKLREEPNVAPKYVPNPNAL, from the coding sequence ATGACTTATGAACCGCCTATAACTGATTATGATTACATTGTTGAAAATTGTACTTGTGCATTCTGTGGTTGTAACTGTGATGATTTAGATTATTTGATTAAAGATAATCACGTAGTTGCTGTAAGACACGCATGCAGATTAGGAGCAAGTAAAATTATGGAAGATATGGACCAAAGATTGCTTGTTCCAATGATTAGGGATGAAAATGGAGAACTTAAAGAAGTTGACTGGGATACTGCTTTAGATAAAGCTGCTGAATATATTGCTAATTCCATCAGGCCTGTATTTTACGGTTGGTCTGAAACATCTACTGAATGTATGAAAGAAGGAGTAGCATTAGGCGAATATATTGGTGCAGTATTAGATAACCAAGCTACTATCTGTCACGGACCTTCTCTCCAAGCTGTACAAAATGCAGGTTACCCTATTCAAACCTTAGGGGAAGTTCAAAACAGAGCAGATGTTGTTGCTTACTCTGGAAGTAACGCTATGAACTCTCACCCAAGGCACATGGCAAGATATGCTGTGTTCTGCAGAGGATATTTCAGACAAAGAGGAAGATTCGACAGAACCGTTGTTACCATGGATCCTAAATTCTCAGATACTGCAAAATGTTCTGACAAATGGATAGGATTTGAACAAAACGGAGATTACGGTTTCTACAATGCTATTAGAGCAGTTCTCAGAGGAAAAGAATTATACCAAGATGTAATTTCTGGAATTCCTAAAGAAGATATTTACGAATTAGCAGAAGAAATGAAAAATGCGGAATTCGGTGTTCTCTTCTTCGGTTTAGGTTTAACCCACACTTTATCAAAACAAAGAAACATTGATATTGCTATTAAAATGGTTCAGGACTTAAACAAATACAGTAAATGGGGTCTTACTCCAATGAGAGGTCACTTTAACGTAAACGGATTCAACATTTTCATGGCATTCGAATGTGGTTTTGCTTTCGGTGTTGACTACTGTAGAGGTTACCCAAGATACATGTTAGGAGAAACTAACACTATCGATTTATTAGTAAGGGAAGAACCAGATTGTTTCATGGTTATTGCAGCTGACCCAGGTGCTCATTTCCCTAATGGTGCAAACCAACACTTAGCTAACATTCCAGTTATTCAAATCGATATTCACTGGGGACCATCAACTGAATTAGCTGATGTAGTATTGCCAGGTTCATTCATCGCTGTAGAATGTGCCGGTACCAGTTATCGTATGGATGGAGTTCCTATCTACATGAAAAAAGCAATCGACAAACCAGAAACCTGTCGTGACGACGAATGGATTGTCCGTGAATTAAAAGAAAGAGTAATGAAACTCAGAGAAGAGCCAAATGTAGCTCCAAAATATGTGCCAAATCCAAACGCACTCTAA
- a CDS encoding molybdopterin dinucleotide binding domain-containing protein, giving the protein MYYANTYLEKPVVPDVKITGEGTTDVLKCMLNTGSDIYQGACKKRGSTLKEEYKNASGTCYMDPRDMAKLGVNNWDTVLVKTDFGEVVVNCAVSRDAPHEGTVFICKGPWANTIVSHDTYCCSDPTYKGIKCTVEKTDRKVLLMADLMRWVYKKYVDEEDDDVVENMESLGELPVYHGRKWKELSDHDL; this is encoded by the coding sequence ATGTATTATGCTAATACTTATTTAGAAAAACCTGTAGTGCCTGATGTAAAAATTACTGGTGAAGGAACTACCGATGTTTTAAAATGTATGTTAAACACCGGTTCTGACATTTACCAAGGCGCTTGTAAAAAAAGAGGTTCTACTTTAAAAGAGGAATACAAAAATGCTTCTGGTACTTGTTATATGGATCCTAGAGATATGGCAAAATTAGGTGTAAACAACTGGGATACTGTACTTGTAAAAACTGATTTTGGGGAAGTAGTAGTAAACTGTGCAGTATCAAGAGATGCACCTCACGAAGGAACTGTATTCATTTGTAAAGGACCATGGGCTAACACTATTGTAAGTCACGATACTTACTGTTGTTCTGACCCTACTTATAAAGGAATCAAATGTACTGTTGAAAAAACAGACAGAAAAGTATTACTCATGGCTGATTTAATGAGATGGGTATACAAAAAATATGTTGACGAAGAAGATGACGATGTTGTTGAAAACATGGAATCTTTAGGTGAATTACCTGTTTATCATGGACGTAAATGGAAGGAGTTGAGTGACCATGACTTATGA
- a CDS encoding 4Fe-4S binding protein: MELKVNQDNCLGCGICVISCPVNAAISPENAGGNGAKTEEVIMMVENGFIKLFSKDKCELCGTCQMFCPVNAIWLE; the protein is encoded by the coding sequence ATGGAACTTAAAGTTAATCAAGATAATTGTTTAGGATGTGGAATTTGTGTAATTTCATGTCCTGTTAACGCTGCTATCAGTCCGGAAAATGCTGGTGGTAATGGTGCTAAGACTGAAGAAGTTATTATGATGGTAGAAAACGGATTTATTAAACTTTTCAGTAAAGATAAATGTGAATTGTGTGGGACATGTCAAATGTTTTGCCCAGTAAATGCCATATGGTTAGAATAG